CTTTGAACTAGCCAGTCGCAGCCTGCAACCACCCCAGGCACCAGCCCTAGGCAGTGGGCGCGAGGCAGACCTGGCCCTTCTGGCTGGTCTGGCGGGCCTGGCCGGAGCAGCCGATTTACACGCCCAACGCCGCTATGAGGGCGCCGCCCAAATCCTCAAGCAGGGTCTGCAGGTGCTCCAGCGCATGGGCCAATGGCCCGCCCTACGCCAGCAACTCAGCGATGAGCTGGAGGGCCTCACCCCCTACCGGGTACTCGATCTACTGAGCCGCAACCTCACCGCCAGCGGCGAACGGGCCGAGGGCATGGCCTTACTCGAGGACTTGGTCAAACGCCGCGGCGGCCTCGATGGAATCGCTGATCCGCTCCTGGACAGCGAGCAATTTGAAGCCTTCTTCAAGCAAATCCGCGCCTTCCTGACCGTTCAAGAACAGGTGGATTTGTTTAGTCGCTGGGCAGATGAAGGCGAAATGCCCCGCTCGGCCAAGGCCGATTCCCTGGCCACAAAAGCCCTCACCGCCTCGGGCTTTGTCCAACGCAAACCCGATCGCATTGCCGCCGCCAAACAACGGCTTCAGGCCTGCAAAGAAGCGCAGCCCGAAACCCTGCTGGCCTGCCTGCATTTGCTTCTGGGCGAAGTGGAGCAGGCAAGGGCCCTGTTTGAAAAGGGTGCCAGCCCGGCCCAAAAGCAGTGGGTAGCCAGCCAGAGCAGCGACCCCCTTGCCCAACTTTGCGCCCACTGCAGCGACTGGCTCAAGCGCGATGTGCTGCCCGGCTATCGCGACCTGGAGGCCGATGCCGACCTGGAGGCCTACTTCGCCGATCGCGATGTGCAGGCCTACGTGGAACGCCATGACCCCAAAATCCCAGCACCGTTTGAACAAACGGCCCCGTCCCTGGCCCTAGGGGGCCCCAACCCATTTGCCGTAGGCCCCGCCCAAGCAAATCAGTACGACCAAGACGACCAAGACGATCAAGACGATCTAGAGGACGAACCCTGGCTGGATTCGCTGCTACCCAATTGGCAGTGGCCGGATAACTGGCGCTGGCCCGAAAACTTGCAGTGGCCCCAAAACTGGGGCCTGCCCCAAAACCTGATCCCCAGCAGGCCCAGCAAAAACCAATGGGGCGCCGCTGCAGCAGCCCTAGTCGTGGCAGTGGGGGCAGCTGCGGTGGTTTCGAAGCTCGCAAACCAACCGCAAACCAGCGCCACCAACAAACCGGCACTGGCTATCAAGCCCGCCGCCCCAAAACCAGCCCCCCCCAAGCCCCCGGAGCTGGTGCCGGCGGCAGTGCCCCTCGTAGCCGCTGAGCCCAACGATGACCAGGTGCGCGCCCTGCTGGAGGCCTGGCTAGCGGCAAAGGCCGAGGTTTTGGCTGGCAAAAACAGCAAAGAGAGCCTCGAGGCCATGGCCAGGCCAGCGCCGATCGAACACCTCCAGGCCCAACGGGCCACGGACCAGGCCAGCGGCACCACCCAGCAGATCAGCACCCGCATCACCAATTTTGAGATCGATCAACGCAGGGCCAACCGCATTGCCGCCGACGTGAGCCTCGAATACCGCGAAACCGTGCTCGATGCGGCCGGCAAGCCCCAGGGCCCCACCAGCACCATGACCCTGCGCAATCGCTACGTTTTTGGCCTGGACGGAGGCAGTTGGCGACTGGTCTATTACGAAAAAGTCCCTAACCAATAGCTGCCAAGCCATTGGCCAGTTTTTACGATCCTCTTACTGCTGAGTACCCAGCCTGATGTTCGACGAGCTATCCCAGCGGTTTGAAGATGCCGTCAAAAGCCTGAGGGGCCAGGCCAGCATCACCGAAACCAATGTGGAGGGCGCCCTCAAACAGGTGCGCCGGGCCCTGTTGGAGGCCGATGTGAGCCTGCCGGTGGTGCAGGACTTCGTGGCCGAAGTAAGGCGCAAGGCCGTGGGTGAGGAGGTGGTTCGTGGCATTAGCCCCGACCAGAAATTCATCCAGCTGGTGCACGGCCAGCTGGTCGAGATCATGGGCGGCGAAAACGCGCCGTTGGCCCCAGCCAAGCCCGAGGGGCAGGGGCCCAGCGTGGTGCTGATGGCGGGCCTCCAGGGGGCAGGTAAAACCACCGCCACCGCCAAGCTCGGCCTCTATCTCAAGGACCAGGGGCGCAAAACCCTAATGGTGGCTGCGGATGTCTACCGCCCCGCCGCCATCGACCAGCTCACCACCCTGGGCAGCCAGATCGGCGTGGAGGTATTCAGTCTGGGGGCCGATGCCAAGCCCGAGGCCATTGCTGCCGCCGGTATTGCTAAGGCCAAGGCGGAGGGTTTCGACACCGTGTTGGTCGACACCGCCGGCCGACTCCAGATCGATCAGGCGATGATGGAGGAGATGGTTCGCATCCGCGAAGCAGCAGCTCCCGACGAAGTGCTGCTGGTGGTGGATTCGATGATCGGCCAGGAGGCCGCCGACCTAACCCGGGCCTTCCATGAACAGGTGGGCATCACCGGGGCGGTGCTGACCAAGCTCGACGGCGACTCCAGGGGTGGCGCGGCCCTTTCGATCCGCAAGGTGAGTGGCGCTCCGATCAAATTCATCGGCACGGGCGAAAAGGTGGAGGCGCTGCAGCCCTTCCACCCTGAGCGGATGGCGAGCCGGATCCTGGGCATGGGCGACGTGCTCACCCTGGTGGAGAAGGCCCAAAAGGAGGTGGAACTGGCCGATGTGGAACGGATGCAGCAAAAGCTGCAGGAAGCCAGCTTCGACTTCTCCGATTTCCTCCAGCAGATGCGCCTGATCAAGCGCATGGGCTCCCTAGGCGGCCTGATGAAAATGATTCCGGGCATGAACAAGCTCGACGACGGCATGCTCAAGCAGGGGGAGCAGCAGCTCAAAAAAATTGAAGCGATGATCGGCTCGATGACCGAAGCCGAGCGCAATCAGCCCGAGCTGCTCGCCTCGCAACCGTCCAGAAGGCGGCGCATCGCCTCAGGCAGCGGCCACACCAGCGCAGATGTGGACAAGGTGCTGGCCGACTTCCAAAAAATGCGTGGCTTCATGCAGCAGATGACCCGGGGCGGCGGCATGCCCGGGATGCCGGGCATGGGGGGAATGCCCGGAATGCCCGGAATGCCCGGAATGCCTGCCATGGGTGGAGGGCCCGGTGGCGGTGCCGCTGCTGGCTCGCGCAAATCCCACAAGCCACCCAAAAAGCGCAAGGGCTTCGGACAGCTCTAGGCACCCCAAGAGGTACATTGGTCCACTGGACACCTAGTGGTTAGGCCTCGATGATCAAGCTCCGCCTGAAGCGGTTCGGTAAGAAGCGGGAAGCGAGTTTCCGCCTCGTCGCGACCAACAGCACCTCCCGTCGGGATGGCCGGCCCCTAGAAGAGCTGGGCTACTACAACCCCCGCACCAAGGAAACCCGTCTCGACACCGAAGCCATTCGGGCCCGTCTGAGCCAGGGCGCCCAACCCACCGATTCCGTCCTCTCCCTGCTGGAGAAAGGTGGCCTGGTCGAGAAGACCGTGCGTGCCGCTGAAACCGTTGGCAAGCAAAAGCAGGCCCTGGCCCGTGAAGCTGCTGATAAGCAGGCCAAGAAGGAAGCTGCCGATGCAGCCGCTGCGGCCAAAGCTGAAGCTGCCGCCCAAGCAGAAGCTGAGGCTGCGGCCAAGGCTGAAGCTGCTGCCCAAGCTGAAGCTGCCGCCGCAACTGCTGCTACTGAAGAAGCCCCTGCCGAAGAAGCAGCCGAAGCTTGATCAGCCGCCCCATGGCTGAAGCCGAGGGCCTGATCACTTTTTCAATCACCCTGCCCAATCCGGCGGCGGCCCTGGCCATCGCCGGTGATGAGCGGGCCTCCACCCTGCATCGCCTCGAAGCCCTCACCGGGGCATCGCTGGTTTTGCGGGGTTTGGATTTGGTAATCCGGGCCCAACCCAACCAGCTGGAGCGGGCGGCGGCCTTGGTGGAACTACTTAGACCCCTCTGGCAGGAAGGCCAGGCGGTCGGCCAGGTGGATGTGCAAATCGCCCTGCAGGCCCTAGATGCCGGGCGTGGTGAGGAGCACCAACAACTGGGCAAGCAGGTGCTGGCCAGGAGCCAGAGCGGCAAGTTGCTGCGGCCCCGCACCCTCAAACAAAAGGCCTATGTGGAGGCGATGGAGCGCCACGACCTCACCCTGGCCCTGGGGCCCGCTGGCACGGGCAAAACCTTCTTGGCCACCGTCCATGCGGTGCGGATGCTGAGCGAACGCAAGGTGGAGCGGCTGGTGCTGACCAGGCCGGCGGTGGAGGCAGGCGAGCGCCTTGGCTTCCTTCCCGGCGACCTGCAGCAGAAGGTTGACCCCTACCTGCGCCCCCTCTACGACGCCCTCCACGCCCTACTCGGCCCAGAGCGCACCACATCCCTACTGGAGAAGGGCGTAATCGAAGTGGCGCCGCTGGCCTACATGCGTGGCCGCACCCTGGCAGACGCCTTTGTGATCCTCGATGAGGCCCAAAACACCACCTGTGCCCAAATGCGGATGGTCTTGACCCGCCTCGGCGAAAACTCGCGGATGGTGGTCACCGGTGATCCCACCCAGGTCGACCTACCAAGGGGGGTGGCCAGCGGACTGACGGAGGCGGCCCAGGTGCTGGAAGGTATTGAAGGGATTGCCATCTGCCGGCTTACCAGCGCCGATGTGGTGCGCCACCCCCTTGTGCAGCGGCTGGTGGATGCCTATGCCGCCCTGGACGCAAGCAGCCATGGGGAGATCCGCACCCCCAGGCCAACCAACAACTAATCATCACTGCCAGGATGGCTCCAGTTCATCCCCCTGGTGCGCCATGCCGGCCAGCAGCAATTTTCAACAGGCCATCCGCGAGGCGCAAAGCAGCGCCCTTGTGGGGCCCAATGTGGTCAACAAGGCCCTGCCCTTCGTGGGCGGCGGCATGGTGCTCACAGCCGCAGGAGTGATGGGTGGCCTCGCCCTTATGGCTAGCAACCCTCCCCTTTTCATGCCGCTCTTTTGGGTGGCCCTGATCGGCAACTTCATCCTCTTCTTCGTGGCGCAAAACGTCGCCATGAAGGGCAATAACGGCACGGCCCTGCCGTTGCTGACCGCCTACAGCCTGCTCACCGGCTTCACCCTCAGCGGCATCGTGGCCATGGCCATTGGCACCGCAGGGATTGGGGCCATTGGGGTGGCGGCACTGGCCACCGGAGTCACCTTTGTGGTGGCTTCAGTGGTTGGTCGGCGCATGAGCGACAGCGTCGGCCAATCGCTGACTGCAGTGGTGGGCCTCGGGATCGTTGGCCTGCTGGTCGCGATGGTGGTGCAGATCATTGGAGGCATCTTTGCCCCCGGCATCTTCCACGGCGGCACCTTTGAGTTGCTGATCGCCGGCTTTGGCACCGTGTTGTTTGTGGGAGCGGCCTTCGTCGACTTCTACACCATGCCCCGCACCTACAGCGACGACCAGTACCTGGCCGGCGCCCTGGGCATGTACCTCACCTACATCAACCTGTTCATCTTCATCCTGCGCCTGATCATCGCCCTCAATGGTGGCGGTCGCCGCGACTAGGCCCTTTTCACTCGGCCACGGCCTCGATCGCAGCTGCGATCGAGGCCTTTTGTTCGTCGTCGTAGCCCCAGCGCTCCAGGAAGGCCACATCCTCTCCTTCGCCGTTGGTGGCCGCCAACAGCTGCTCCAGCCGCTGCTTCACCGCCAGGGGCTCAAGCAGGCGCAGTAGCTCGGTGCAGCGCCCCTGCACCCTTTGGGAGCCCTGCTGCTGACTCGCATCGCCAACGCGGCCGTGGTGCATGGCCATCGCCGTGCTCATCGCCAGGTTGCGGGCCGAGAGATCGACGACCCCTTCACCAGCTAGGCGCAGCTGCAGCACCAGGGGTTCGGGCAGCCTGTCCATTAGGGGGCTATCGCCAGCGAGGCTGACCACGAAAAAGCCGCGGGCGCCGTCACGGCTCTCCACCAGCTCCCCGACCCGATCGGCGAGCACCTCATCGCTGAGTTCGCCCTGCTCCCACAGCAACAACCACTGGGCCGTGATCTCCATCGCCTGCTGAAAACTGGGTTTTACGGGCTTATCTGGGGCTGAATCCGTCATTTGGGGCGGCGGGCTGACAGTGTTGAGGTTATGGAGCCAAGCCACCCCCCTGCTTTTCAAGGGCTACCGATCCCGGATCCAGCTGCTGCGATCCGCATGCCGGAGCCGCCTGAGGATTTTCGCTCCGGTTTTGTGGCCCTAATTGGCCGGCCCAATGTGGGCAAAAGCACCCTGCTCAACCAACTGGTTGGAGAGAAGGTGGCGATCACCTCCCCTGTGGCCCAAACCACCCGCAACCGGCTGCGGGCAATCCTGACAACCCCCACGGCCCAGCTGGTGCTGCTCGACACGCCAGGCATCCACAAACCCCATCACCTGCTGGGGGAGCGGCTGGTGCAAAGCGCCCGGGGTGCCATTGGCGAGGTGGATGTGGTGCTGCTGCTGGTGGATGGCAGCGAACCCGCCGGCCGGGGCGATGGCTTCATCGTGGAACTGCTGCGCCAGCGCCAGGTGCCTGTGCATGTGGCCCTCAATAAAAACGACTTAGTGGATCCGGACCAGGCAGGAGCCCTGGCCCAGAGCTACCGCGACCTGGCGGATTGGCCGCTGCACCCGGTCAGCGCCCTTCAGGGTGATGGCACGGCGGAGCTGGTGGAGGCCCTGGCCGCCGATCTGCCCCTCGGTCCGCACCTCTATCCAGCCGATGCGGTCAGCGACCAGCCGGAGGAGTTGCTGATGGCTGAATTGATTCGCGAACAGGTGCTCAGCCACACCAGGGAAGAGGTGCCCCACTCGGTGGCCGTCAGCATCGATCGGGTGGTGGATGACGGACCCAGGACGGCGATCTTGGCCACGGTGCTGGTGGAGCGAGCAAGCCAGAAGGGCATCCTGATTGGCAAGGGTGGGTCAATGTTGCGCACCATTGGCCAGGGGGCCCGGCTGCAGATGGAGAAGGTTTTCTCCGGGCCCGTGTATCTAGAGCTGTTTATAAAAGTGGTGCCGGGCTGGCGGCGCAGTGCGGCCCGCCTGGCCGAGCTGGGCTATCGAGGCGACTAACGCGGCAAAAGCCAACCAAGCTCATTGCATACAAGTGAACCTTCACGACGCCAAAACCCATCTCTCCCGTTATGTAGAGCAGGCCCTGGTGCGCCTAGTGCCGGTGGATGAGACCCCTCGCAAGCGCGAGCTCGGCTTTCTGCAGGGGGCTGCTGTTCTCGACTGCGAGCTCAAAGCCGACTTCCAGAAGGACATCGAGGCGATGTTCGGATGATGGAGACAACCAGCCCAAGCAAACCAAATTTGAACCCGCAACTGCTCGACACCCAACTGCTGCTCTGGCTGGCAATAGACCCGGAACGCCCACCTGCAAAGTTGCCTAGAGACCTCAGCGGCTATGGCCCAGCGGTGACGTGGGTGGGTAACCCAGCGCCAGGCAACTGAGAGAATCGGTCGATGAGCGATAACGGCACCCCCTTTCCGCCCGAGGAGATCGGGGCCTTTTTGCGCCTCTGCGCTGGCGAATGGATGGCCCTAAACAGCGATTTTGTGCTGGGCGCCCCAGATGCCAGCGAAGACGACAACAGTTGGCACAGCAGTGAACGGGGCGAATTGGTTGTTGCCTACCTCGAACCCGAGAGCCCCGGTGAACCCGGCGGCCTGAGCATGGGTGCCAAGGGCGGGCTGGCCCAGAAACTGATTTTTGAAAGCCAGGGGAACTACCGCTGCATAAACCCACAGGCCGGCGGGCAAAGCAGCGAAGAGGGCAGCTGGGAGCTGGGTACCGATGGAGGCCTCGAGCTGGTGCTGGCAGGCGGCGAGCGGCGCGAACGGATTTGGTTCACCAAGCCCAATTTGCGGCTGCGCTCCTGGGTGCACACACCTACCGGCGGCCTGCCAAGCCAGGCCTACTTCAGCTCGGAAATTCGCCGGGTCAGCAAGACCTAGAGCCCATGGGTTTTGCGCTGTGATGCGACTGGATGTGGTCAGCCTGGCCCCGGAGGCCTTCATGCCGCTGCTGGCGCTGGGGGTTATCGGCCGCGCCTTTAGTGCCGGCATCGCCGAACTCCATACCCACAACCCCCGCGACTTCGCCACGGACCGGTACCGCAAGGTCGACGACGAGCCCTATGGCGGTGGGGCGGGGATGGTGCTCAAACCGGAGCCGGTCTTTGCGGCCTTTGAATCCATCCCCCTGCAGCTGCAGCGACGGGTGCTGTTGATGAGCCCCCAGGGCAAACCGCTGGAGCAGGCCGATTTACGCCGCTGGGCAACGGGCTATGGGCAGCTGGTCTTCCTTTGCGGCCACTACGAGGGCTTCGACGAACGCATCCGCAGCCTTGCCGATGAGGAAATTTCGATCGGTGATTTCGTGCTCACCGGTGGGGAGTTACCCGCCGCCGTGATCATCAATGGGGTCGTGCGACTGCTACCCGGCACCGTGGGTACGGCCGCCTCCCTAGAGGAGGAAAGCCACAGCACCCTGCTGCTCGAGCACCCCCACTACACCCGTCCGGCAGATTTCCGGGGCATGGAGGTGCCAGCGGTTTTGCGCTCCGGCGACCATGGCGCCATTGCCCGCTGGCGCAACCAACAACAGCAGGAGCGCACGGCACAGCGCCGCCCAGACCTATTCAGCCGCTGGGAAGAGCAGCAGCCGAATCGCATCCCGCTCAGCTGAGGTAATAGCGCCTGGTCTCAGGCCGCGGGGGGTGGGGAAAAAATGGTTGATGGAAATTCCCCTGCTTATTGGAGCCTGAACCAGAGGCTCGTAGAGGCGAGGCGCATGTCAGCCAAAAAGCTCTGATCAGGTTTAGAAAAGTGGCTTAGAGCGGCCCGTAATTGAAAACAGCAACCCCTAAATGCGCCACAAAGTGGCGAGCGGGACCGCCCATAACCCCTTACCCATCGGCAAGGTCTCACTGCCGTCATACAGCACAAAGCCCCCGATAAACGAATCCCCAGCCAGATCAGCCAATCGCCGCAAGCCATCGAAATCCCGGCCCTGCACCGAGGCCTTGGCCTTCACCTCAACCCCCACGATCTGGCCAGCACTGTTTTCAATTACCGCATCCACCTCCCTCTGGTCCCTGTCGCGATAGCTCAGCATCTGCAGATCACCATTGCTCCAGCTGGCCAGCTTGATCAACTCACTGACCACAAAGCTCTCGAGCAATGGACCAAAGCGGGAACGGTCACTCTGCAGGCTGGCCGTGTTGCAGCCGAGCAGGTTGGCCAGCAGGCCGGAATCCAGGAAATGCAGCTTCGGGGTTTTCACGATTCTCGAGAGGCGGTTGCTCCACCAGGGCTGGATACGCCGCAACAAAAACAATTGCTCAAACACCCCCAAATATTTCGATGCCGTCTTGTGGTCCAATCCCACCTGCCCAGCCAGCTGATTCACATTGGTGAGCTGACCTGCCATTGATGCCAGGGCGCGCAACAGTCGAGGCAGCTGCTCAAGCTTGTCTATATGGGCAATGTCGCGAACATCGCGGCTGAGCAGAGCACCGGTGTACTGACGCAGCCAAGACTCACGCCGCCTACTTGACTCTCGGGCCACGGCTTCTGGATAGCCGCCGCGCAGCACCCGCTCCACCAGCCCATCGCCCTGGTCGGCAACCATTCGACCGCCAGCTAGCCGGGGGACCTCTCCGTTGAAGACCATCTCCAGCCATAGCCCTTCGCTGCCCTCAAGTTCACAACCAGCCAGCGGCAGCAGGGTCTGCACCTCCATGCGCCCGGCTAGGGAGTCGGCCACGGCGGGCAGGGTGCGCAGATCAGCTGACCCCGTCAGCAGGAAACGACCCGGTCTGCGGTCGGTATCCACAGTTCTCTTTATCGCCAACAGCAGCTCTGGGGCTCGCTGGACCTCATCGATCACGGCCCTATTCAGGCTCTCCACAAAACCAGTGGGATCCTCCCTGGCCGAGAGCAGTGTGGCGGCATCGTCGAGACTGAGATACCGAAAGCCATCCGAAGCCATTGATGCAGCAAGGGAGCTGGCCAAGGTGGTCTTGCCCGCCTGCCGCGGTCCGTTGAGCAGCAGCACCGGCGTATCGGCAAGGGCCTCCCGCAGCAAGGGGGTGAGACGGCGCGTCAACAGCGGCCTATTCGCCATGCTCTCCCCCCGTCCAGATTGGTCCAAGTTAGCGTCCAGATTGGAATCTGCCAGCGGCCAGATTGGAATCTGGGGCCGTCCAGATTGGATTCAAAGGCTGGTTAAGAAGAGCAGCTGTAGTGCGACACGCCGCCGGCGTTGAAGAACTGCCTGGGCTTGAGGCGGTCGTATCGCGACGCCAGATCCGCCGGTGGTGCTTCGTAGGGCTGGCTGAACAGGGCCTGCAGCTCCTGGATCAGGGTCGTGTCCCCTTGGGCCGCCTGTTCATAGGCCGGAGCGACCAGCCACTCACGCCAAGTGATGGCGGGGTTGACGCGTTTCATGGCCGCAGATGTGGCAGCCAAATCGCCGTTGGCTGAGATCTGCCCACGCCAACGCTTAAGCCAATCGCCCCATTGCCGATCTAGCTCTGCTGAGCTGGGCAGGTAGAAGCTCTCCTGCAAAGCCGCGTACTGCTCGGGGATGGTGGCGTGCATCTCTGACAGGCGGCGGAAAAAGATCGTGTAATCCAACTTGGAAGCAAGCATCAGCTCAAGCAGTTCGTTCACCAGGGCGGCATCGGGGCTGCCTAGGCCGAGCTTGCTGGCCCACATCGCCTCGAGCGACCGGTTCATCGCCTCAGCAAAGCCCTCGCGGATCTGGTCAAGTCGCGTCAGGGCCTGGGTGTTGCCCTCAAGCAGGGGCCGGATCGCAGACCAGAACATCTGGTAGTTGGCTTCGGCGGCAAGTGGTTGGTTGAAGAAGCTGAAATGCTCGCCGCCACCGGTCCAGGGTTGGAAGCCAGGGTCAAATAGTTCGCAGAAACCAAAGGGGCCGTAGTCGAGGGTGTAGCCGCCAGCGGCGCAGTTGTCGCTGTTGAAATTGCCCTGGCAGTAGCCCACCCGCAGCCAGTGGGCCACCAGAGACGTGAGTCGGGCGCGAAACAAACCGGCCAGCTCCAGCACCTGGTCGGTGAAGTCCAGGTTTGGATCGATCTCAGGCCGGTAGTTCCGCTCAATCAGGTGCGCCACGATCATGCGCAGTTCGCCCAGTGCAGCTGGATGGGCCTTGCTGCGGACCCTGCGGGCAAACAGCTCCAGCTGGCCCACCCGCAGAAAAGACGGCGCCACCCGGGTGGTGATCGCCGCTGGATTGTCCACCAGGATGTCGGGATCAAACGAGCTGGAGTTGGGGGAATACCAGGGCCGGCGCACAGTTTCGGAGCCAGACGCATAGAGCGTCAAGGAGCGCGAAGTGGGCACGCCAAGGGCATGCACCAACTCCTGGGCCAAAAACTCGCGCACGCTGGAGCGCAACACGGCCCGACCATCGGCGCCGCGGCAGTAGGGCGTTGGGCCGCCGCCCTTGAGCTGCAGCTCCCAGCGCTTGCCATTGAACAGGCCTTCAAAAATGGAGATGGCCCGGCCATCGCCGTAGCCATTGCCAGTGCCGAAGGGGCACTGCTGGATGTATTCGGTGCCGTAGATCGAGAGGGCATAACCGGTGGCCCAGCCAAACGGCCGCATCGGCTCCGTGGCAACGCTGATGTCGCCGGAAAACAGCAGGCGGAAGGCCCGGTCGTGGGCCAACTGATCAGCCAAGCCGAGTTCATTGAATAGGGATGGGCTGTGGGCTATGTATCGCGGCTGCGGCAGCGGCTTCGGCGTCACCGGCACGTAGTGGCCGGAGAACACCTGGCGGGGCCGGTGATCCAGGCCATCGCCGCTGGCCTG
This genomic interval from Cyanobium sp. WAJ14-Wanaka contains the following:
- a CDS encoding YdiU family protein — its product is MPATTFAEFAGCAAYSLLDALQVDPQASGDGLDHRPRQVFSGHYVPVTPKPLPQPRYIAHSPSLFNELGLADQLAHDRAFRLLFSGDISVATEPMRPFGWATGYALSIYGTEYIQQCPFGTGNGYGDGRAISIFEGLFNGKRWELQLKGGGPTPYCRGADGRAVLRSSVREFLAQELVHALGVPTSRSLTLYASGSETVRRPWYSPNSSSFDPDILVDNPAAITTRVAPSFLRVGQLELFARRVRSKAHPAALGELRMIVAHLIERNYRPEIDPNLDFTDQVLELAGLFRARLTSLVAHWLRVGYCQGNFNSDNCAAGGYTLDYGPFGFCELFDPGFQPWTGGGEHFSFFNQPLAAEANYQMFWSAIRPLLEGNTQALTRLDQIREGFAEAMNRSLEAMWASKLGLGSPDAALVNELLELMLASKLDYTIFFRRLSEMHATIPEQYAALQESFYLPSSAELDRQWGDWLKRWRGQISANGDLAATSAAMKRVNPAITWREWLVAPAYEQAAQGDTTLIQELQALFSQPYEAPPADLASRYDRLKPRQFFNAGGVSHYSCSS